DNA from Bradyrhizobium japonicum USDA 6:
TTGACGGCCATGAATGGTGTCCTGCTGTTCGGCTGGTCGGCCGCCATCCTGTTCGAGGTCTTGCGCAAGACTCTCGAGCACCTCGGCGTAACCCAGGCGCCTGGCCTCAAATGACCCTGATACCGATGGAGGCTTCGGCGAGAGCCGGGCTCAGCCAAGGAAAAGGATCATGGCCGTGAACGCCACCGGCAGCGTCCCGAACAAAATGACTGCGATCCGAAATGCGGTCTCGTTCCACATCGGAAGAGGCTAGCATCGGACGGTACCGGTGTGATGTGCAGTTTGTGCCATTCGCCGGTGTCGGCCCGCTCAAGGCTGCAGGTCGAGGCTTGCAAGCTTGTGCCGATCCAGCAGCACGATCTGACGCTGGGTGTTGCCGACGAAGCCGAGGGCGCCGACCTCATGGAGCCGTGACAGCGCGCGGGATACGGTCTCCAGCGTCAGGCCGAGGTAATCGGCGATATCGCGCCGCGACATCGGCAGCGCCATGACGCCGGACGCCGTCAACCGCCCGTCCATCTCGAGCAGGAACGCTGCGACCCGCTCCAGCGAGGTCTTGCGGCCCAGCAGCAGCATATGGTCCTCCGCATGCTGGAGGTTGTTGGTGGTCATGCTGAGGAGGTTTCTGGCGACCATCGCATCGCTTTCGGCCACCATTTCGAGGCTTTGCCGTCTGACCAGGCGCACCGTGGTGTCGACGATCGCTTCCGTGGTGAAGCGGTGTTCGTTGCCGTTCTCCAGGCCAAAAATGTCGCCGGCGAGGTGAAAGGCGCCAATCTGCCTGCGGCCGTCCGACAGCAGCTTGTAGCTTCGCACCGCACCAGACGTCACCTGATAGACATATTCGGCGGGCTCTCTCTCTCCATAGATTTCGCTGCCCTTTTTATAGGTAAATTGGCTTAAACTGACGAGCGCATTTGAATCGCTGGTCATGCCAAGGTCACGAAGGGAGTTGGGACGCGGCGTCGAATCCGCTGTGATGCGAACGAACATAGGCCAACTCCTCAGCTCATCGCCGAATTGGTCTGTCGGACGAAAAGTCTCGCCGCCGGGAATGCGCCGCGCCGTCCCACTCCCGCTGAAGTTGATTTACGACTAAGGCGGCATTCTCATCCATTGTCCCAAGGTTCATTGTACCAAGGGACAGCGTTGAGGCCTGCTGGGAGGTTGTTGCGCGGATTGAGAAGTTGCCGGTGGTGGTTGACGAATTCAGCAAGAGGTGACGCGTGCCTGGCCTTGTTCACGTGGTGGATGACGACGATTCCTTCCGGACGGCAATCGCGCGCCGGCTGAAGCTCGCCGGTTACGACGTTGCGACCTACGCGTCGGCGCAGGATTTGCTGGATGCGGCGCCTGACGACGCGCAGCCGGGATGCATCCTGCTCGACGTGTGGATACCGGGGCTGAGCGGCCCCGACTTGCAGACCCGATTGGTCGCGTCGGGTTCGACGCTGCCAATCATATTCCTGACTGGACACGCCGACACGCCAACCACGGTGCAGGCCATCAAGGCCGGCGCGGAGGATTTCCTGACCAAGCCAGTATCCTCCGAGCAGTTGATCGCTGCGATCGAGCGCGCGCTGGTGCGCCAGCGCGCCGCGCAGGCGCATCGCGGAAGGCTCGAGACCTTCCGCATTCACCTCGCCACGTTGACGCATCGCGAGCGTCAGGTGTTCGATCTCATCGTCCGCGGCAGGATCAACAAGCAGATCGCGCATGAGCTTGGAACCACCGAGCGCACCGTGAAGGCGCACCGCCACCAGGTGATGGAGAAGATGCAGGTTCATTCGCTGGCGGAGCTCGTTTCGATCGCGGAACGGCTTGGAATGCTCGATACGAGCGACGATTAGCTGATTTGTCGTCACGGACAGTTCCCGCGGCGTGACTTCCCCAAGAGACAATATGAAATTCGCTGGTGCGGTGCCATGCAGGGCGACGGTTTGCCTGACACGCAAGTGGCAACCAGGCGAATTCAATATGGCCAGAGCCGCCGCAATCAGTCGTTCGGCTCGAAGGGGCACTTCCTTGTCAGAGCGTGGCTCTGTTTTTATCGTCGATGACGATCCGTCCATCCGGACCAGCTTGAACAGGCTGCTCCGCGAGCATGGCTTTGCCGCGACGCTCTTCGACTCCGCTGGAGCCTTGCTCCATCACGGCAGCTTCGACAAGGCGATCTGCATCGTCCTCGATATCGACCTGAACGGACGGTCCGGCATCGACCTGCGCCGGCAACTGGCAGAGGAGGGCGTCACCGCGCCGGTGATCTACATCACCGGAAATGACAGCTCGGCGAATCGCGCCGCCGCGGTCGCGTCCGGATGCATTGCCTATCTGGTAAAGCCTTTCACGGCGCAGTCCCTGATCGAGTCGGTGGCGCGTGCGTCGGCAGCGTAACGCAGTACGGCCGCTCATTCATCGACATATTGCTCCAGCGTCCTGGCCGGCGCGCCCTTGTGGACGGACGCGAACTGCGCCAGCGGCACCGAGGTCGTCAATGCCAGAAGGTTTGAATCGACGACCTCGAGGGCAAGTGTCTTCCCTGACTCCATCTCCTTGATGATCGCGGGAGGCGCGACGTCGGCCGCAATGCAGCCATTGGTCAGGCACCAGCTGTAGGGGATGCGGAGGGGGCTGCCCTGGTCGACGGTCAGCTTCGCCGGCTGTTGCAGGTACATGCCGACGGGCACGAAGAGTTGCAGTCGTGCCGTGGGAGTGCCTTCGCGCTCGATCAGGTCCACGCGTATTGCCGTCTGGCCGGTTGGAAACTTGCCGGTGATTGACGTCCGGCACAGCGTCGGCGCACCGCCTGCCTTGAAGCAGAGCTTCTGCCAGTCTCCGTAGACGATGTCCTTTGCCTCACGCTGGCCGCGCGTCGCGATCTCGGCGGGCTTGTCGGCCTGCGCGGATTTCGGCGCGGCGATGCCGGCACATGTCGCGCTTCCGGCGACCGCGACGACCAGCAGGCCAGGGAGACAATTGCGGGGACTTGGCATGATGTGCCTCCGAGCCTGAACTCTATTTCTGCGCGTCGAGGAACTTCGCCACCAGCGGCGACCACAGCGGGATCGCGTCCGGCGAGCCGATGAAGAAATGGCCCTCGTTGCCGAAGGGCGGCATCAGATGATATTCGGCGCGGCCGCCAGCCGCCGTGAATGCTGCATGCATGCGCCTCGACAGATCGGGGCCGAAAAACGTGTCGTTCTCGATGTAAATCCACAGCATCGGCACCCGCGACGTGCTGCCGAAATCCGCGGTCGCCTCGACCAGCTTGTCGGGTGCGCAATTGTTGTTCGGCTTGCCGCCGACCCGCCCGCCGCGGCCGGCGGCGAAGGTGATGATGGCCTTCACCTGTGGTGGGTTCACGCTGGACAAGGCGATGGAAGCCCAGCCTCCGGCGGACTGGCCGACCACGATCACGTCCTTTGGAATGATGCGTTTCTCGGCGGCCATGTAGTCGATGATCCAGAGATCGACCTTGGCGACTGCGAGGCCCGCATCATGGAAGTTGGGGTTCGTGCACTTTCCGACCTTGGAAAAGAATGGCCCATAGAGCGCGCGCTCGGGAATGTCGATGGCCGCGGCGCCATAGCCGCTGCCGACCGGTGCGACCACGAGATAGCCGCGCTTGGCGAACCACTTTGCAGCGTCGCGGAATTCCACCAGCGGGAAGAAGCTCCGGTCGGTCGGATTGAGAGAGACGCCGTGGTTCATGATCACCAGAGGGAAAGGGCCGTCGCCGACCGGGCGCACCAGATAGGCGAACATCGGCAACGGCAGCGGCAAGGCCCAGATCTCTTCCTGGATTCGGACCTCGTCCTCAGCCCGCATTGGGGCGGAGAGCGAGGCCAGAACGAGCAGGGTGGTCGCCAGGGATCGGAGCGTTACAGCCAGAAGCGAGCGCATCGCGATCTCCTTCAACCCGTATACGTAGCGGCAACGACGATCGGGCCCAGCACCGTCAGCAACACGTTGCCGACCGCGTAGGGCACGGCGACACCAAGCACCGGCGTCTTGCTCTCGGCGACGTCGCACGCGCCTGTCACGGCGGCATCGACCGTCATGGCGCCGGCGAGCGCGCCGCACGTCACGACCGGGTTCATGCGCAGCACGTGGTAGGCGAACAGTGTCCCGACCGTCAGCGGGATCAGCGTAACAACCACACCCATGCCGACCAGCAGGAAGCCGTGGGCCTGGATCGCCGCCCACGCGGCAAGACCGTTGCCGAGCCCGATCGCCGCGATGAAGCCGCCAAGCCCGAGATCGCTCAGCGTCTGTTGTGCCGCCGGCGGCAGCGCGCCCATGGTCGGGTTTCGCGAGCGCAGCCAGCCGCAGACGAGCCCCGCGATGAGCGCGCCGCCACCGCCGCCAAGCGTCAAAGCTACCGCGCCGACCTTGAAGCTTGCAAGGCCGGCCAGCAGACCGGCGGCTATGCCGATGGCAAGGAAGGCAATATCGGTCCGGTCGCTCGCGTTCAGGGAATGACCGACCTGTGTCGTCGCCCGCGCAATATTGCCGGTGCTGCCGACCAGCGTCATGACGTCGCCGATATAGACGCGCGTGTCGGGGCCGAGCGGCACCTCTCGGCCCATCCGGGTGAGTGCACGTAGGAAGACGCCGCGCGCATTTGCACCGACGATATCGGCAATCTCCCTGATGGAGCGGCCGTGCAGCCTGCGGTTCTCCACCAGAACCTCGGTCACGTTGCCGGGCAGGTTGCGCAGGAGTTCGCCGGCGTCGATCTCCATGCCGATGACCGGCTCGGCGGCGACGATGGCCGCGGTCGGGCCGGTCACGACGACATCGTCCCCAGCTTCGAGGATGACGTCGCGGTGCGGCGGGACGTCGGCACCGCGGCGCACGATCCGCTCCACCACGGAGCGGCCGCCGATCTCCGCCTCGATCGCCTCGATCGTGCGGTCCGCGCCGGCCGACACGCGATAGGCGCGTGCCTGGAATTTGCGATAGGACAGATTTTCTGTTTTCGCCGGGGCGCCGCCGGCAAGCTCGGCCTCGAGCTTCGCCGCCTCGGCCTTCAGATCGATCCGCATCAGCCGCGGGGCGACGAACGGAACGAACAGCAGCGTCAGGATGTAGCCGAGCACATAGGTCACGGCATAGCCGGCCGCGATATTGGCCTCCTGCTGCTCCAGCGCCGCCTTCGACAGGCCGAGTTGCGCCAGCGCGCCCGACGCCGTGCCGATCACGGACGACTGGGTCAGCGCGCCGGCAGTCAGCCCCGCCGCTGTCCCAGTGTCGAGCTTGAACGCATAAGCGAAGACAAGCACGATGATGAGGCCGGTGGCTCCGATCACCAGCGCCAGGATAACCTGCGCCAGGGTCCGGACGCTCAGCGAAGCGAAGAATTCCGGGCCCGACCGGTAGCCGATGGTGAAGACGAAGAGGCTGAACAGGATCGCCCGGAGGATCGGTGGAAAGGTGAAGCTGCCGAGCTGTCCGATCAGGACGGCGACGATCAGCACACAGGCGGTCGTTCCGATCGAGAAGCCGCGAATCCTGATCCGGCCGAGGAGGGTGCCGATCGCAATGGCCAGCAGCAGGAAGATTTCCGGAGCGGTGGAGATGATCCACCTGACAGTGTCCATGGTCGCAATTCCCCCGGCGCTTTGCGCTGGATTTGATCCGCAGAGGTCTGGATTTGCTTGATCCAGATCAACCCTCCGGAACGCACGGACGAGACCTATGGGGCGATGCAGCATCTCCGACCGTCGATACGTCCGACATGAGTTCTCTGGACATTGCCGCCAGTTCGTCCGTCCATCGCGACGAAACGGCCGAAGTCGTGCTCCTGCTGGCGTTCACAGGAGGCTTTATCGATGCCTATACCTGGATCATCCACGGCGTGATGGCCAACGCGCAGACGGCGAACTTGGTCCTGCTCTGGGTTCACGGGG
Protein-coding regions in this window:
- a CDS encoding helix-turn-helix domain-containing protein; this encodes MFVRITADSTPRPNSLRDLGMTSDSNALVSLSQFTYKKGSEIYGEREPAEYVYQVTSGAVRSYKLLSDGRRQIGAFHLAGDIFGLENGNEHRFTTEAIVDTTVRLVRRQSLEMVAESDAMVARNLLSMTTNNLQHAEDHMLLLGRKTSLERVAAFLLEMDGRLTASGVMALPMSRRDIADYLGLTLETVSRALSRLHEVGALGFVGNTQRQIVLLDRHKLASLDLQP
- a CDS encoding response regulator transcription factor — its product is MPGLVHVVDDDDSFRTAIARRLKLAGYDVATYASAQDLLDAAPDDAQPGCILLDVWIPGLSGPDLQTRLVASGSTLPIIFLTGHADTPTTVQAIKAGAEDFLTKPVSSEQLIAAIERALVRQRAAQAHRGRLETFRIHLATLTHRERQVFDLIVRGRINKQIAHELGTTERTVKAHRHQVMEKMQVHSLAELVSIAERLGMLDTSDD
- a CDS encoding response regulator transcription factor, which gives rise to MSERGSVFIVDDDPSIRTSLNRLLREHGFAATLFDSAGALLHHGSFDKAICIVLDIDLNGRSGIDLRRQLAEEGVTAPVIYITGNDSSANRAAAVASGCIAYLVKPFTAQSLIESVARASAA
- a CDS encoding invasion associated locus B family protein gives rise to the protein MPSPRNCLPGLLVVAVAGSATCAGIAAPKSAQADKPAEIATRGQREAKDIVYGDWQKLCFKAGGAPTLCRTSITGKFPTGQTAIRVDLIEREGTPTARLQLFVPVGMYLQQPAKLTVDQGSPLRIPYSWCLTNGCIAADVAPPAIIKEMESGKTLALEVVDSNLLALTTSVPLAQFASVHKGAPARTLEQYVDE
- a CDS encoding alpha/beta hydrolase family protein, whose product is MRSLLAVTLRSLATTLLVLASLSAPMRAEDEVRIQEEIWALPLPLPMFAYLVRPVGDGPFPLVIMNHGVSLNPTDRSFFPLVEFRDAAKWFAKRGYLVVAPVGSGYGAAAIDIPERALYGPFFSKVGKCTNPNFHDAGLAVAKVDLWIIDYMAAEKRIIPKDVIVVGQSAGGWASIALSSVNPPQVKAIITFAAGRGGRVGGKPNNNCAPDKLVEATADFGSTSRVPMLWIYIENDTFFGPDLSRRMHAAFTAAGGRAEYHLMPPFGNEGHFFIGSPDAIPLWSPLVAKFLDAQK
- a CDS encoding aspartate:alanine exchanger family transporter, with product MDTVRWIISTAPEIFLLLAIAIGTLLGRIRIRGFSIGTTACVLIVAVLIGQLGSFTFPPILRAILFSLFVFTIGYRSGPEFFASLSVRTLAQVILALVIGATGLIIVLVFAYAFKLDTGTAAGLTAGALTQSSVIGTASGALAQLGLSKAALEQQEANIAAGYAVTYVLGYILTLLFVPFVAPRLMRIDLKAEAAKLEAELAGGAPAKTENLSYRKFQARAYRVSAGADRTIEAIEAEIGGRSVVERIVRRGADVPPHRDVILEAGDDVVVTGPTAAIVAAEPVIGMEIDAGELLRNLPGNVTEVLVENRRLHGRSIREIADIVGANARGVFLRALTRMGREVPLGPDTRVYIGDVMTLVGSTGNIARATTQVGHSLNASDRTDIAFLAIGIAAGLLAGLASFKVGAVALTLGGGGGALIAGLVCGWLRSRNPTMGALPPAAQQTLSDLGLGGFIAAIGLGNGLAAWAAIQAHGFLLVGMGVVVTLIPLTVGTLFAYHVLRMNPVVTCGALAGAMTVDAAVTGACDVAESKTPVLGVAVPYAVGNVLLTVLGPIVVAATYTG